A window of Sedimentibacter sp. MB31-C6 genomic DNA:
GTGTTCCATCAGGAGCATCTACTGGAGCTTTTGAAGCTGTAGAATTAAGAGATGGAGATAAATCAAGATATCTTGGTAAAGGAGTTTTACAGGCCGTTGATAATGTAAATAACATTATTGCTCCTGAATTAATTGGAAGAAATGCATTAGAACAAGTTAATATTGATAAAATGTTAATTAATCTTGATGGTACTTCTAATAAAGGTAAACTAGGGGCAAATGCAATTCTAGGTGTTTCTATTGCATGTGCTAAGGCAGTAGCTAATACTTTAGGGTTACCATTATATCAGTACTTAGGTGGTGTCAATGGAAAAACACTTCCTGTACCAATGATGAATATTTTAAATGGTGGGCAACATGCAGATAACAATGTTGATATTCAAGAATTTATGGTTATGCCGGTAGGGGCATGTTGCTTTAAAGAAGCTTTAAGAATGGGAACTGAAATATTTCATAGCTTAAAAAATGTATTGAAAGGTAAGGGACTAAATACTGCAGTAGGTGATGAAGGAGGATTTGCTCCAAATCTTACTTCTAACGAAGAAGCTTTATCTACTATAGTAGAAGCAATAGAAAAGGCTGGTTATGTACCAGGTAAAGATGTAATGTTAGCCCTTGATGTTGCAGCATCAGAACTATACAATTCAGAGTCTAAATTGTATAGTTTAGAAGGTGAAGGAAGACAATTTACACAATCTGAAATAGTAGATTTTTATGTAGATTTAGTTAATAAATATCCAATTATTTCTATTGAAGATGGAATGGATGAAGAAGATTGGGATGGCTGGAAAATGCTCACAGAAAAATTGGGAAATAAAGTTCAGCTAGTTGGAGATGACTTGTTTGTTACTAATACAGAAAGACTTAAAAGAGGAATTAACCTTTCGGTTGCAAATTCAATATTGATAAAATTAAATCAAATTGGAACTATAACAGAAACATTAGATGCAATAGAAATGGCTAAAAGAGCTGGTTATACTGCTGTTGTATCACATCGTTCTGGCGAGACAGATGATACTACTATTTCTGATTTAGTTTTAGCAGTAAATGCAGGACAAATTAAAACTGGAGCTCCTTCTAGAATAGATCGAGTAGCTAAATATAATCAATTAATGAGATTAGAAGATTTATTAGGTGAAGCTGCTCAATATAATGGATTAGAAGTATTTTATAACATAAAATAATTTAATAAAAGAATTTAGGTTATAATCTAAATTCTTTTATATTATTAAAATTCTTAATTTTTGAATGTTTATTGATGAAATATATTGATTTCATAAAAATTTAGTGATATAATCTAACCGTTATGCAGAGAAAATAGTAACAGGAGGTGTGTGACTAGTGGACGTATTTTTTAGAATAATATTAATCATAGCAAGCTTAGTACTTATAGCAAGTATATTACTCCAATCTGGTAAATCAGCGGGAATGGGAGAAATTGCTGGTGGAGCTGAATCTATTTGGGGAAAAAATAAAAGTAGAAGCTTTGAAGGTAAGTTAGAAAAAGCAACAACTGTTTCAGCAATTATTTTTGTAATTGCATCATTAATATTGACAGCTATTTAGTAATAATTTGTTATAAAATGGTAATGATATAATAATATATCATAATTTTTATATTCTAAAAAACCTAATGGTATTTTGGAATATATTAGTATGTAATTTTAAATTTTTTAAACGATGGAGGAATATTTAAATGGGAACACTAATAATAGCTCCTATAGTAGGAGTTTTGGCATTGCTGTATGCTTATTATAAAGCTGTAAGCATTAACAAAGTAAATGCTGGTACTAAAAGAATGGAAGAAATTTCTTCATTCATTCATGAAGGTGCAATGGCTTTTCTAACAAGAGAATATAAGTCAGTAGCAATATTTGCAATCGTATTATTTTTTATATTAGGATTTGGAATTAACTGGCAAACAGCTGTTTCCTTTGCTGTTGGAGCAATATTTTCAACATTAGCTGGATATTTTGGAATGACTGTTGCTACAAAAGCAAATGTTAGAACAGCTAATGCAGCAAGAGAATCAGGAATGAATAAAGCATTAGAAATAGCATTCTCAGGTGGTGCTGTAATGGGAATGGTAGTTGTTGGTCTTGGCTTGTTAGGAGTTGGAGCTTTATGGATTGTATTTGGTGAAGCTAGTTACTTGACAGGATTTAGTTTAGGT
This region includes:
- the eno gene encoding phosphopyruvate hydratase, whose amino-acid sequence is MTIISDVYAREILDSRGNPTVEVEVWTESGGYGRAGVPSGASTGAFEAVELRDGDKSRYLGKGVLQAVDNVNNIIAPELIGRNALEQVNIDKMLINLDGTSNKGKLGANAILGVSIACAKAVANTLGLPLYQYLGGVNGKTLPVPMMNILNGGQHADNNVDIQEFMVMPVGACCFKEALRMGTEIFHSLKNVLKGKGLNTAVGDEGGFAPNLTSNEEALSTIVEAIEKAGYVPGKDVMLALDVAASELYNSESKLYSLEGEGRQFTQSEIVDFYVDLVNKYPIISIEDGMDEEDWDGWKMLTEKLGNKVQLVGDDLFVTNTERLKRGINLSVANSILIKLNQIGTITETLDAIEMAKRAGYTAVVSHRSGETDDTTISDLVLAVNAGQIKTGAPSRIDRVAKYNQLMRLEDLLGEAAQYNGLEVFYNIK
- the secG gene encoding preprotein translocase subunit SecG, encoding MDVFFRIILIIASLVLIASILLQSGKSAGMGEIAGGAESIWGKNKSRSFEGKLEKATTVSAIIFVIASLILTAI